A window of Chitinophaga sp. MM2321 contains these coding sequences:
- a CDS encoding RNA polymerase sigma-70 factor, producing MEYAVPNEPDLIRRVIKGDKDAFREIYDHYRGNIFSYACNLTKSKETAHEIVQMVFIRLWLKREQINPDLHFGAYIKKATLHHVLNFIKKTAREQQLQENVYQRMEAMRNTTEEELLLKELQQVYRAAIEKLPPQKKLIYCLSRHDELTHEEIAQRLKISKYTVNNHLVEALRLVRNYIHTHADLASFLIALLIAEWF from the coding sequence ATGGAGTACGCTGTACCAAACGAACCCGATCTCATCAGAAGAGTGATAAAAGGAGATAAAGATGCTTTCCGGGAGATCTATGATCACTACCGGGGCAATATCTTTTCGTATGCCTGTAATCTTACAAAATCAAAGGAAACAGCGCACGAGATCGTGCAAATGGTATTTATTCGTTTATGGTTGAAGAGAGAACAGATTAATCCTGATCTGCACTTCGGCGCCTACATCAAAAAGGCTACCCTGCACCATGTATTGAATTTTATAAAGAAAACTGCGCGGGAACAGCAATTGCAGGAAAACGTGTACCAGCGCATGGAAGCCATGCGGAACACGACGGAAGAAGAACTGCTGCTGAAAGAACTGCAACAGGTGTACCGGGCCGCTATTGAAAAATTGCCGCCACAAAAAAAACTGATCTATTGTTTAAGCCGTCATGATGAACTGACACATGAAGAAATTGCCCAACGATTAAAAATCTCCAAATATACCGTGAACAATCACCTCGTAGAGGCGCTCCGCCTTGTACGTAACTATATTCACACCCATGCCGATCTGGCCAGCTTCCTCATTGCCCTGTTGATTGCGGAATGGTTTTGA
- a CDS encoding GH36-type glycosyl hydrolase domain-containing protein, with translation MKKTLLITVITVLLTPVIFSLQTHAQTKDPGTLAKSILADSRLDTIQARALQLLTGLSAGTSYGEVWIRDLNTFIKGSLQVLPKEKVKEMLLLFFKMQGSNGDIVDGFIDKKKAYVGYEYRYSDLAPEWAAHKNTVETDQESSLIQAIRKYIDITGDQSILTEEVAGKTVLQRMDNALSYLLKERWSAKYGLITGATTVDWGDVQPETGWGVRINDKTKWAIDIYDNAMFVIAIKDFLAIKPDNYTSTKNWGEVAAGIRKNVRKYLWQPAAQKYIPHLYLNGSPFSKTFNEAAILYTGGSTCAILAGFHNKEEIAAINRQMVQAAAKEKYATIGITVYPPYPAAEFPNMHPYVYQNAGDWTWFGGRMIQALIANGFINEAVDELNPMIERVIAHKGFYEWYDVQTGAAKGSGDFRGEAGVLYDAITLLKHWATNHQ, from the coding sequence ATGAAAAAGACCTTACTCATCACCGTGATAACCGTTTTGCTGACACCCGTCATCTTTTCTCTGCAAACACACGCACAAACGAAGGATCCTGGTACGCTGGCAAAATCTATATTGGCAGACAGCCGGCTTGATACCATACAAGCCCGCGCCCTGCAATTACTCACTGGTCTTTCCGCTGGCACCTCCTACGGAGAAGTATGGATCAGGGATCTCAACACTTTTATCAAAGGCTCCCTACAGGTACTTCCCAAAGAAAAAGTAAAAGAGATGTTGCTGTTATTCTTCAAAATGCAGGGCAGCAACGGCGATATCGTAGATGGTTTTATCGATAAAAAAAAGGCTTACGTTGGCTATGAATACCGTTACTCCGACCTGGCGCCGGAATGGGCTGCGCATAAAAACACCGTGGAAACAGACCAGGAATCATCCCTGATACAGGCCATCAGAAAATATATTGACATTACCGGCGACCAATCCATTCTGACGGAAGAAGTAGCCGGCAAAACAGTATTGCAACGGATGGACAACGCGCTGTCATACCTGCTGAAAGAAAGATGGTCTGCCAAATACGGGCTGATCACCGGCGCTACTACTGTCGACTGGGGCGATGTACAACCGGAAACAGGCTGGGGAGTACGCATAAACGATAAAACAAAATGGGCGATTGATATCTACGACAACGCCATGTTTGTCATCGCCATCAAAGATTTTCTTGCCATAAAACCCGATAACTATACATCTACAAAGAACTGGGGAGAAGTGGCCGCCGGTATCCGGAAAAATGTCCGCAAATATTTATGGCAACCTGCTGCCCAAAAATATATTCCACATCTCTATTTAAACGGCAGCCCGTTTTCAAAAACATTCAACGAAGCAGCGATTTTATATACAGGCGGCTCTACCTGCGCTATCCTGGCCGGTTTTCATAATAAGGAAGAAATAGCTGCCATTAACAGGCAGATGGTACAGGCGGCAGCAAAAGAAAAATACGCCACTATCGGCATAACGGTATATCCACCATACCCCGCTGCGGAATTTCCCAATATGCATCCTTATGTGTATCAGAATGCCGGCGACTGGACCTGGTTTGGCGGACGCATGATCCAGGCACTGATTGCGAATGGATTTATAAATGAAGCGGTTGATGAACTCAATCCCATGATAGAACGGGTTATCGCACACAAAGGCTTTTATGAATGGTATGATGTTCAAACAGGCGCAGCCAAAGGATCGGGCGATTTCCGGGGAGAAGCCGGCGTGCTCTATGATGCCATCACACTTTTGAAACATTGGGCTACAAACCATCAGTAA
- a CDS encoding GntR family transcriptional regulator, with translation MIKDQQYADGKFLPNEVQLAKQLAISRSTLRHALNKLVYEGLLVRKKGVGTKVAAPTISSKSKNWLSFTQEMNARGIAIKNFELHVTWVTPDENIANFFEISPTKKILKLERLRGKTEGPFVYFISYFHPRVGLTGEEDFKRQLYDILEKDYMVIATLSKEEISAKTADKFIAAKLELEPGSPILFRKRFVYDQGERPIEYNVGYYRADSFVYTVESRRE, from the coding sequence ATGATTAAGGACCAACAGTATGCCGATGGAAAATTTTTGCCGAATGAAGTACAGTTAGCAAAACAGCTGGCGATATCCAGGTCTACTTTGCGGCATGCATTAAATAAACTGGTGTACGAAGGATTGCTGGTCAGAAAAAAAGGCGTAGGTACAAAAGTGGCTGCACCCACCATCAGTTCAAAATCAAAAAACTGGCTCAGCTTCACGCAGGAAATGAATGCACGCGGTATCGCGATTAAAAATTTTGAATTGCATGTTACCTGGGTAACACCCGATGAAAACATTGCCAATTTTTTTGAGATCAGTCCTACTAAAAAGATCCTGAAACTGGAAAGGCTGCGGGGCAAGACAGAAGGCCCGTTCGTTTATTTTATTTCCTATTTCCATCCACGGGTAGGACTTACAGGAGAAGAGGATTTTAAACGGCAGCTATATGATATCCTCGAAAAAGATTACATGGTAATCGCTACTTTATCCAAAGAAGAAATCAGTGCTAAAACAGCGGATAAATTTATTGCCGCCAAACTGGAACTGGAACCGGGTAGTCCTATCCTTTTCAGAAAACGGTTTGTATACGATCAGGGTGAGCGCCCCATCGAATACAACGTGGGCTATTACCGGGCCGATAGTTTCGTATATACGGTAGAAAGCAGAAGAGAGTAG
- a CDS encoding TonB-dependent receptor, which produces MKRKLFYSYLLACIFFSLHATAQLKVSGRVTNATDATPLPNVTIAIKGTASGTITNVDGAFTIEVPNANAVLSFSFTGFATQDIRVGNQTTLNVALQEQISNLTDVVVIGYGTVKKSDLTGAVTTIKAEQLMDKPVPNVSQALQGKIAGVDVNINSSAPGQAAKVRVRGIGSINSNVDPLYVVDGVIGIDGNSINPNDIASLEVLKDASSTAIFGARGANGVILITTKRGKIGPTEVTYQGDVNVSTLASHLRTLNSDEFVKVYNEAFVNATKFDPLGGTWAPPAALNHTNFPLLFDANDKPLYNTNWEKEVYKPAVSNSHQLNVQGGNEKTLYSLSLGYLDQNGLMMESWFKRYSARLTFDSDVTKWLKIGGNISYVSSKQRVVSDGNGSLNVPRMVTEEVPIVPIRYPDGSWAGNNDIAGLEGGPNPVHIAQNRYTLNNTSQTSGDAYLLFHITKDLDFKTDFGYFLNDQKNNFYSAGDLPHLSQDQGGVARISTYTNKYWQSENYLTYTKKFNENNSMTALLGMSFQEFKQEYANVETQNFIDDFFQWDFLAAGSVRSTSESQDYRWAMNSYFARVTYNLMDKYLFTATGRYDGSSKFGANNKYAFFPSVGAAWRVSQEEFLKGSSTINNLKLRASYGVSGNQEIGQYQSIAQIQPNQVVLAGANQSSLLPSYIGNANLKWERSLQFDAGLELMMLDNRINLNVDFYTRTTKDLLLAAPIPWSAGMATANVYKNVGSVRNTGLEVNLQTMNIKTPNFTWSTNFIFATNKNEILKLNNGNADIFPGPNFLGQTNVLRVGSPIGSFYGMTRLGTYSSDEGAEAAKYSLKPGDRKYIYNADGSPYYSIIGRAYPRWTGTFSSTFKYRQLDFTFDIRFVQGVNTAATFKHSTEDRQTLSNSLATVLDGWTPDHQNTSIAQVRSYKFTQDSHFDTWWVEDGSYIRGQNFTLGYTFPPSFTERTKINRFRIYASVQNLFLITKYTGYDPEVDTFNSGYGANTAFSQNIDFFPYPHPRVWNLGVNVGF; this is translated from the coding sequence ATGAAAAGAAAATTATTCTACTCCTACTTGCTTGCATGTATTTTCTTCTCTCTACATGCAACGGCTCAGCTTAAAGTAAGCGGCAGGGTCACCAATGCAACAGACGCGACGCCACTACCCAATGTAACAATTGCGATCAAGGGCACAGCCAGTGGTACCATTACGAATGTCGATGGCGCTTTTACTATCGAGGTACCCAACGCTAACGCCGTCCTCAGCTTTTCGTTCACCGGGTTTGCCACCCAAGACATCAGGGTCGGCAATCAAACTACCCTGAACGTCGCTTTGCAAGAGCAGATCAGTAATTTAACCGACGTTGTGGTAATAGGTTATGGTACCGTGAAAAAAAGTGACCTGACCGGTGCAGTTACCACTATCAAGGCTGAACAACTGATGGACAAACCAGTCCCCAATGTTTCACAGGCATTACAAGGTAAAATAGCCGGTGTGGATGTAAACATTAACAGCAGCGCCCCGGGGCAGGCTGCAAAAGTTCGTGTACGCGGTATCGGTTCCATCAACTCCAACGTTGATCCGTTGTATGTAGTAGATGGTGTAATCGGGATAGATGGTAACTCCATCAACCCGAATGATATTGCTTCCCTGGAAGTATTGAAAGATGCTTCCTCCACTGCTATCTTCGGGGCCAGGGGCGCCAACGGCGTCATCCTGATCACCACCAAGCGGGGAAAGATCGGTCCAACAGAAGTAACCTACCAGGGCGATGTAAACGTAAGCACCCTGGCTTCACATCTGCGCACCTTAAACTCGGACGAATTTGTAAAAGTATATAACGAGGCATTTGTCAATGCCACCAAGTTTGATCCGTTGGGTGGAACATGGGCGCCGCCGGCAGCACTCAACCATACCAACTTCCCGCTGTTGTTTGATGCGAACGACAAACCACTTTACAACACCAACTGGGAAAAAGAAGTATACAAGCCAGCAGTATCCAACAGCCACCAGCTGAATGTGCAGGGGGGTAATGAGAAAACACTCTACAGCCTGTCACTCGGCTATCTCGATCAGAATGGTCTGATGATGGAGTCCTGGTTCAAAAGATATTCCGCCAGGCTTACTTTCGACAGTGATGTAACAAAATGGTTGAAAATAGGTGGAAACATTTCCTATGTTTCCAGTAAACAAAGAGTGGTATCAGATGGTAATGGTTCATTGAATGTACCGCGCATGGTGACAGAAGAAGTGCCCATTGTACCCATCCGCTATCCTGATGGCAGCTGGGCAGGAAACAATGATATTGCCGGACTGGAAGGCGGCCCTAACCCGGTGCATATTGCCCAGAACAGGTACACCCTGAATAATACGTCACAAACATCGGGGGATGCTTACCTGCTGTTTCATATCACCAAAGACCTGGACTTCAAAACGGATTTTGGTTATTTCCTGAATGATCAGAAAAATAACTTTTATTCTGCCGGTGATTTGCCGCACTTATCACAGGATCAGGGTGGTGTTGCCCGTATTTCTACCTACACCAATAAATACTGGCAATCTGAAAACTACCTGACCTACACAAAAAAATTCAATGAAAATAACAGCATGACCGCCTTACTGGGTATGTCTTTCCAGGAATTCAAACAGGAATATGCCAATGTGGAAACACAGAATTTCATTGATGACTTCTTCCAGTGGGACTTCCTCGCAGCAGGATCTGTACGTTCCACCTCAGAATCCCAGGATTACAGATGGGCCATGAACTCTTACTTCGCCCGTGTTACGTATAACCTGATGGACAAATACCTGTTTACCGCAACTGGTAGATATGATGGTTCCTCAAAATTCGGTGCAAATAATAAATACGCCTTCTTCCCTTCAGTAGGTGCTGCATGGCGTGTATCACAGGAAGAATTCCTGAAAGGTAGTAGTACCATCAACAATTTAAAGCTCCGCGCCAGCTATGGTGTTTCCGGTAACCAGGAAATTGGTCAGTACCAGAGCATTGCCCAGATCCAGCCCAACCAGGTTGTACTGGCCGGTGCCAACCAATCCAGCCTGTTACCCAGCTACATCGGTAACGCGAATCTTAAATGGGAACGTTCACTACAGTTTGATGCCGGTCTGGAACTGATGATGCTGGATAACCGCATTAACCTGAATGTGGATTTCTACACGCGTACTACAAAAGACCTCTTACTGGCAGCGCCTATTCCATGGTCTGCCGGTATGGCAACAGCCAATGTGTACAAGAACGTGGGTTCCGTTAGAAATACCGGTCTGGAAGTAAACTTACAGACCATGAATATTAAAACACCCAACTTCACCTGGTCTACCAACTTCATTTTTGCGACCAATAAAAATGAAATACTTAAACTCAATAACGGGAACGCAGATATTTTCCCCGGCCCTAATTTCCTGGGTCAGACAAATGTGCTGCGTGTAGGCTCACCAATTGGATCATTCTACGGTATGACAAGACTGGGTACCTATAGCTCAGACGAAGGCGCAGAAGCCGCCAAGTACAGCTTGAAACCCGGCGACCGGAAATATATCTATAATGCAGACGGCAGCCCTTATTACAGTATTATCGGCCGCGCTTATCCAAGATGGACAGGTACTTTCAGCAGTACGTTTAAATACAGACAACTTGATTTCACCTTTGACATCCGGTTTGTACAGGGTGTAAACACAGCCGCTACCTTCAAACATTCAACAGAAGACCGTCAAACCCTGTCCAATAGCCTTGCAACAGTACTGGATGGCTGGACACCGGACCATCAGAATACTTCCATAGCACAGGTACGTAGCTATAAATTCACACAGGACTCCCATTTTGATACCTGGTGGGTAGAAGACGGTTCTTATATCCGTGGGCAGAACTTTACACTCGGTTATACTTTTCCGCCATCATTTACAGAAAGAACCAAGATCAACCGCTTCCGTATCTACGCCAGTGTACAAAACCTTTTCCTGATCACCAAGTATACAGGCTATGACCCTGAAGTAGACACGTTTAACTCAGGTTATGGCGCCAATACCGCCTTTTCTCAAAACATCGACTTCTTCCCCTATCCACACCCACGTGTATGGAACCTGGGCGTAAATGTCGGTTTTTAA
- a CDS encoding RagB/SusD family nutrient uptake outer membrane protein: MKTTKHIFLALVVLMSFSCKKFLEEKPTNFISPDANLTSAKVATAYANGCYQNLQGLLNGQSGSYGGNTYNLMEFMTGKANSDLGQTGYVNFQNLTYNITSFYVDTWWQHLYLGVGACNLALEKLPTFTTLTDEAKTNMLAEAHTLRAFYYFHLVRMYGAVPKVTTVPTDLNLNLPRSDAKAIYDSIIIPDLETAVKSTLPWKDASGKVSMGFVQSLLADVYLTYAGAAINGGNQYYALSAQHSKEVIDKGGYTLFPEYTDMINPANKNTKEFIFQVQYAAAVPSSNPLTPLTIPNFSGISKYADEYGSVYPTPQFIKSYPAGDKRVQEKQFFYTNYKKVNSPDIVTFSNHYIYKFFDVNAVTNTAKSDLNYTLYRLADVYLLYAEASNRAEGTPNPSAISYVNAIRQRAKLAPIGALSQDAFEKEVWLQRYDELCFENKMWFDMIRTRKVHNDVTGNWDNFIGHTTVFGATFAEKQLLFPVPKQEIDVNPNLLPNNPGF, from the coding sequence ATGAAAACGACTAAACATATATTCTTAGCATTGGTGGTGTTGATGAGTTTTTCCTGCAAAAAATTCCTGGAGGAAAAGCCTACTAATTTCATCTCCCCCGATGCTAACCTCACCAGCGCCAAAGTAGCCACGGCTTATGCCAATGGCTGTTATCAGAACCTCCAGGGTTTACTAAACGGACAGTCTGGCTCCTATGGTGGTAATACCTACAACCTGATGGAGTTCATGACGGGGAAAGCTAACAGTGACCTGGGACAAACAGGCTATGTAAATTTCCAGAATCTTACTTATAACATTACCTCATTTTATGTGGACACCTGGTGGCAGCATTTATACCTGGGTGTAGGGGCATGTAACCTGGCCCTGGAAAAGCTTCCGACTTTTACCACCCTGACAGATGAAGCTAAAACGAATATGCTGGCAGAAGCACATACACTGCGTGCATTCTATTATTTTCACCTGGTAAGGATGTACGGTGCAGTGCCAAAAGTAACCACTGTTCCAACTGACCTGAACCTGAACCTGCCACGCTCAGATGCAAAAGCGATCTATGACAGTATTATCATCCCCGATCTGGAAACAGCTGTAAAATCAACACTGCCCTGGAAAGACGCAAGTGGCAAAGTATCCATGGGATTCGTTCAATCACTGCTGGCAGATGTATACCTTACCTACGCAGGTGCTGCCATCAATGGTGGCAACCAGTACTATGCACTTTCTGCACAACATTCCAAAGAAGTGATAGACAAAGGCGGGTATACTCTTTTTCCTGAATACACAGATATGATCAACCCGGCAAATAAAAATACCAAAGAATTTATTTTCCAGGTACAGTACGCCGCAGCGGTGCCTTCCAGCAACCCGCTCACGCCACTTACTATTCCAAACTTCTCCGGCATATCCAAATATGCGGATGAATACGGCTCCGTATATCCGACCCCGCAGTTTATCAAATCATACCCTGCAGGCGATAAAAGAGTACAGGAAAAACAGTTTTTCTATACCAATTATAAGAAGGTAAATAGTCCTGATATTGTTACTTTTTCCAATCACTACATTTACAAATTTTTTGATGTAAATGCCGTTACCAACACCGCCAAATCAGATCTTAACTATACGCTCTACCGGTTGGCAGATGTGTACCTGTTGTATGCGGAAGCATCTAACCGCGCAGAAGGTACACCTAATCCCAGTGCTATTAGTTATGTAAACGCCATCCGTCAGCGGGCCAAATTAGCCCCTATTGGTGCTTTATCACAGGATGCATTTGAAAAGGAAGTGTGGTTACAACGTTACGATGAACTGTGCTTCGAAAATAAAATGTGGTTCGATATGATACGTACCCGTAAAGTACATAACGACGTGACCGGCAACTGGGATAATTTCATTGGACACACCACCGTTTTTGGCGCCACCTTCGCAGAAAAACAATTACTGTTCCCTGTTCCGAAACAGGAGATAGATGTGAACCCAAATCTGTTACCTAATAATCCCGGCTTCTGA